From one Pontibacillus sp. HMF3514 genomic stretch:
- a CDS encoding ZIP family metal transporter: MYDMFTSLDPVMQALIGTLFTWGMTALGAALVFITKGTNQKFMDSTLAFAGGVMIAASYWSLLAPAIEMAGERSGPSWLPATVGFLLGGAFLMLVDRLAPLLNNSQYMNDIKDNKAKRRTTLLIFSITLHNIPEGLAIGVAFGALASGATEAALASAVALALGIGIQNFPEGMAVSMPLHRDGMSKGKSFFFGQFSGMVEPISAVIGALAVILIKPILPYALAFAAGAMIFVVAKEIIPGSQEKGNAELASISLMIGFAVMMTLDVALG, encoded by the coding sequence ATGTATGATATGTTTACATCATTAGATCCAGTTATGCAAGCTCTGATTGGGACCCTGTTTACATGGGGGATGACAGCACTTGGGGCTGCGCTTGTTTTTATAACTAAAGGAACGAATCAAAAATTTATGGATAGCACGCTCGCTTTTGCCGGTGGTGTTATGATAGCTGCCAGCTATTGGTCTCTGCTTGCACCAGCAATTGAAATGGCTGGAGAACGCTCAGGACCTTCTTGGCTTCCTGCTACTGTAGGTTTTTTACTAGGTGGCGCATTCTTGATGCTTGTTGACCGTCTTGCGCCTTTATTAAATAATAGCCAGTATATGAATGATATTAAAGATAACAAGGCAAAGCGCAGAACAACGCTGCTTATCTTTTCTATAACGTTACACAATATCCCGGAAGGTCTTGCAATTGGTGTTGCATTTGGTGCACTAGCATCAGGAGCTACTGAAGCGGCATTAGCTAGTGCAGTTGCCTTAGCTCTGGGTATTGGTATCCAAAACTTCCCTGAAGGAATGGCTGTTTCAATGCCGTTACACCGTGACGGAATGTCAAAAGGGAAGAGCTTTTTCTTCGGTCAATTCTCCGGAATGGTTGAACCAATATCAGCAGTGATAGGTGCATTAGCTGTTATTTTGATTAAACCAATTCTGCCTTATGCACTTGCATTTGCTGCAGGCGCTATGATTTTTGTAGTAGCCAAAGAGATCATTCCTGGTTCACAAGAGAAAGGGAATGCCGAACTAGCTTCTATCAGCTTGATGATCGGTTTTGCTGTTATGATGACATTAGATGTAGCATTAGGATAA
- a CDS encoding RNA polymerase sigma factor, protein MDSTVVVEEWFEKYSDGLYNFLIYYTRSSEVEGIVQETFIRAIRNFHSYEKKAKPKTWLYHIARNVAIDEARKKKRTQWEEEVPIMEDKIDSGERPEEVYQLQETKRTIYHSINRLKDSYRDVLLLRCMNDFSIDETAQILEWTQNQVRVTYHRALKALQKELNKHA, encoded by the coding sequence ATGGATTCTACCGTCGTAGTCGAAGAATGGTTCGAAAAATACAGTGATGGCCTATATAACTTTCTTATATATTACACACGTTCCTCGGAAGTAGAAGGTATTGTTCAAGAAACGTTCATCCGAGCAATTCGTAACTTTCATTCCTATGAAAAGAAAGCTAAACCGAAAACCTGGCTCTATCACATTGCTAGAAATGTAGCCATTGATGAAGCACGTAAGAAAAAACGCACCCAATGGGAAGAGGAGGTGCCTATTATGGAGGATAAAATAGATTCCGGTGAGCGTCCCGAAGAAGTTTATCAGCTTCAAGAGACTAAACGTACAATCTATCACTCCATCAATCGTCTTAAAGATAGTTATCGGGATGTTTTGCTTTTGAGATGTATGAATGATTTTTCAATAGATGAGACAGCTCAGATTTTGGAATGGACTCAGAACCAGGTGCGCGTGACGTATCACCGAGCGCTCAAAGCCTTGCAAAAGGAGCTGAATAAGCATGCATGA
- a CDS encoding OsmC family protein: MAEETFQITSKSEGMKSNIEAGKHSITVDEPASMGGTDQGADPLSTLLGSLAGCETVIANMVAKEIDFDLQDISFDIKGSLDPRGLMGTEGVRPYFQTVEIHAKVNTSESQERVQELQRITDERCPVYTTLAAADVKLTANWEKA; this comes from the coding sequence ATGGCTGAAGAAACATTTCAAATCACTTCTAAATCAGAAGGTATGAAATCAAACATTGAAGCAGGTAAGCACTCAATCACTGTAGACGAGCCGGCATCAATGGGAGGTACTGATCAAGGCGCGGATCCATTATCAACTCTGTTAGGATCATTAGCTGGTTGTGAAACCGTTATTGCAAATATGGTTGCAAAAGAAATAGATTTTGACTTACAAGATATTTCATTCGATATCAAAGGTTCTCTTGACCCACGTGGTCTTATGGGAACAGAAGGTGTTCGTCCTTACTTTCAAACCGTTGAAATACACGCAAAAGTAAACACAAGTGAATCTCAAGAACGTGTTCAAGAACTTCAACGCATCACCGATGAACGCTGCCCTGTTTACACGACACTTGCTGCAGCAGATGTTAAATTAACAGCGAACTGGGAAAAAGCATAG
- a CDS encoding DUF368 domain-containing protein, whose translation MEWKNIYRGMLMGTSDLVPGVSGGTIAVILGIYDRLIEAVNGVFSREWKKHIGFFIPLIIGIGAAILLLSQGIHWLLNHYKTPTLFFFLGLIIGVIPFLFKQAGYKENFKGHHYGYMVVSGALVASLAVFNQGDPEAWGSSLSTLQMVLLFLSGWLASMAMILPGISGSLLLLLVGVYPTVIQAVKELQIGRVFVFGLGVLVGLMITSKAIQWVFNKYPSHTYAIIIGLVFGSIIVLYPGIPSLMLLSFIAFVGGLFAAYLLGQVEHT comes from the coding sequence ATGGAGTGGAAAAATATATACCGTGGTATGCTGATGGGAACAAGTGACTTGGTTCCTGGTGTAAGCGGGGGAACAATCGCGGTTATTTTAGGTATTTATGATCGACTAATTGAAGCAGTAAATGGGGTTTTTAGTCGAGAGTGGAAAAAACACATTGGTTTTTTCATCCCCTTAATTATAGGGATAGGAGCAGCTATTCTGCTGTTAAGTCAAGGGATTCATTGGCTACTTAACCATTATAAAACGCCTACATTATTTTTCTTTCTTGGATTAATTATTGGAGTCATTCCATTTCTGTTTAAGCAAGCAGGCTATAAAGAGAACTTTAAAGGTCATCATTATGGATATATGGTGGTGAGCGGTGCTTTAGTAGCTTCATTGGCTGTGTTCAATCAAGGGGATCCAGAAGCTTGGGGCTCATCCCTTTCTACCTTACAAATGGTGTTGCTATTCTTATCAGGATGGCTAGCAAGTATGGCCATGATCCTTCCGGGTATTAGTGGTTCTTTACTCCTATTGCTTGTTGGTGTGTATCCAACGGTTATTCAAGCCGTAAAGGAACTACAAATTGGTCGTGTTTTTGTTTTTGGATTAGGTGTCTTAGTTGGATTAATGATTACGAGTAAGGCCATTCAATGGGTGTTTAATAAGTACCCATCACACACGTATGCGATTATTATTGGACTTGTATTTGGCTCTATAATTGTACTCTATCCAGGGATACCATCATTGATGCTTCTTAGTTTTATAGCTTTTGTAGGCGGATTATTTGCAGCCTATTTATTAGGACAAGTTGAACACACATAA
- a CDS encoding NAD(P)/FAD-dependent oxidoreductase, whose translation MKKYDLIIVGGGAGGLTVAAGAASLGAKTALIDKREDLGGDCLHYGCVPSKALIEVANEVYHARNVSAYGVHASGDVDMKAINDRIKQSISHIQEHDSIDRFKELGIDVYIGDASFHNEHEVDVEGNTRVYGKRIVISTGSSPNIPPIEGLDQTGYLTNETVFDLNELPKKLVFIGGGPIGLEIAQAFSRLGSEVTVLEAGPSVLGKEDYDIQKKAQEILEQEINIVTHAKVEKTSRENGQTHVHYSVGNHTHVIETDKVFLATGRKPNTDSLQLDQAGVKLDERGFVKVDGTMRTSVSHIFAVGDVNGSYPFTHVAGHEGKTVVQNAVFGLRRSVSYENIPWNTYLTPEVFHFGLTQEEAQKEHGDVMIYQTNLDEVDRYVADHASEGFLKIITSTKGQIVGAHAIGKGVGDWMQVLILAVEKGMKIGDLSNMIYPYPNHTAAIEQASNQYWRNKLFSGVVPKLTQTFIRWFR comes from the coding sequence ATGAAAAAATATGACCTAATTATTGTCGGTGGTGGTGCTGGTGGTTTAACCGTTGCGGCTGGTGCTGCTTCTCTTGGAGCGAAAACAGCTCTTATTGATAAGCGCGAAGACCTTGGAGGGGATTGTCTACATTACGGTTGTGTTCCATCAAAAGCACTCATTGAAGTAGCAAATGAAGTTTACCACGCAAGGAATGTAAGTGCGTATGGAGTTCATGCTTCAGGAGATGTTGATATGAAGGCTATTAACGATCGAATTAAACAATCAATCTCCCATATTCAAGAGCACGATAGTATCGACCGTTTTAAAGAGCTTGGAATTGATGTCTATATTGGTGATGCCTCCTTTCATAATGAACATGAAGTCGATGTTGAAGGCAACACACGTGTGTATGGCAAACGAATTGTAATCTCTACGGGGTCGAGTCCAAACATTCCACCAATTGAAGGATTAGATCAGACTGGCTACCTTACGAATGAAACAGTTTTCGATTTGAATGAACTTCCAAAGAAACTCGTATTTATTGGTGGCGGTCCTATTGGCTTGGAGATTGCTCAAGCATTTTCAAGACTCGGTTCTGAAGTTACGGTCTTAGAAGCTGGTCCATCTGTACTTGGCAAAGAAGATTACGACATTCAAAAAAAAGCTCAAGAGATTCTTGAGCAAGAAATAAACATTGTCACTCATGCAAAAGTAGAGAAAACTTCACGGGAAAACGGGCAAACTCATGTACACTATTCCGTGGGAAATCATACACATGTAATCGAAACGGACAAAGTCTTTTTAGCCACTGGACGTAAACCAAACACGGACTCTCTCCAGTTAGACCAAGCAGGTGTGAAATTAGATGAGCGAGGATTCGTGAAGGTTGATGGTACGATGCGTACATCTGTAAGTCACATTTTTGCAGTCGGTGATGTGAACGGTTCTTATCCTTTCACCCACGTCGCAGGTCACGAAGGCAAGACTGTCGTACAAAATGCTGTGTTTGGTCTGCGCCGAAGTGTATCCTATGAAAATATTCCATGGAATACTTACCTTACTCCTGAGGTATTCCACTTCGGATTGACTCAAGAAGAAGCACAAAAAGAGCACGGCGATGTGATGATCTATCAAACGAACTTAGATGAAGTAGACCGTTACGTGGCAGATCATGCCTCGGAGGGTTTCTTGAAAATCATCACTTCTACTAAAGGTCAGATTGTAGGTGCTCATGCGATTGGTAAAGGTGTTGGGGACTGGATGCAAGTTCTCATTCTAGCCGTGGAAAAAGGCATGAAAATCGGAGATCTTTCTAATATGATTTATCCTTACCCAAACCACACAGCAGCAATTGAACAAGCAAGTAATCAGTACTGGCGAAACAAATTATTCTCTGGTGTTGTTCCAAAGCTGACCCAAACATTCATACGTTGGTTTAGATAG
- a CDS encoding Crp/Fnr family transcriptional regulator, with the protein MDKLLMLSQISLFDELPKEELMVIDEMSEMKPLKKGTTILSPENPIQALFLLKQGQVRLYRMNSEGRQFTVDILVDGNIFGETSTVSLTDDQIYAEAMVDTYVCILSHEDFEHFIEKNPKIALKLIDILSTRLKEVYSISEKIALSDVKNRLLYLLLMLSEKTGRRKNHWQTIEMRLTHQDLANMIGSTRETTSAIISQLKKEGYIKKGIWFSVHAEKVKELLDV; encoded by the coding sequence GTGGATAAATTGTTAATGCTCTCTCAAATAAGTTTATTTGATGAGCTCCCAAAAGAAGAGTTAATGGTAATTGACGAAATGAGTGAAATGAAACCACTCAAAAAAGGGACTACGATATTGTCTCCTGAAAACCCAATTCAAGCACTGTTTTTGTTGAAGCAAGGGCAAGTTCGCCTATACCGAATGAACAGTGAAGGAAGACAATTTACCGTCGATATTTTGGTGGATGGAAATATCTTTGGTGAAACCTCTACCGTATCCTTAACCGATGATCAAATTTATGCTGAAGCTATGGTAGATACATATGTGTGTATATTAAGTCATGAGGATTTTGAGCATTTTATTGAAAAAAACCCCAAAATCGCTTTAAAGCTTATTGATATCTTATCCACACGTTTAAAAGAAGTTTACAGCATTAGTGAAAAGATTGCCTTGAGTGACGTGAAAAACCGCTTATTATATCTACTCCTTATGTTAAGTGAGAAAACAGGTCGTCGCAAAAATCACTGGCAAACGATCGAGATGCGCCTCACTCACCAGGATTTAGCCAATATGATCGGTTCAACTAGAGAGACCACCAGTGCAATTATTAGTCAGCTTAAAAAAGAGGGCTATATCAAAAAAGGCATCTGGTTTTCTGTTCATGCTGAAAAAGTTAAAGAACTTTTGGATGTGTAA
- a CDS encoding HAD hydrolase-like protein → MLDYLKEAKSLGIRIGLASSSEIDWVESYLNQFGILKYFDVM, encoded by the coding sequence GTGTTAGATTACTTGAAAGAAGCAAAAAGTTTAGGAATTCGAATTGGGCTAGCATCGAGCTCAGAGATTGATTGGGTAGAGAGTTATTTAAATCAATTTGGGATATTAAAGTACTTTGATGTAATGTGA
- a CDS encoding TVP38/TMEM64 family protein, producing MKQLRNWIKPIIFLLIFLILAYIVRFEFNITATNIKNFILSFGWWSPFIFFIIYAIGPFVFFPTSILSLAAGIAYGVFPGFFYILIGATGAAATGYVMARYFGDSILKFHNFKWSDQVYEKVQERGFLYVLILRLIPLIGFDVLSYISGIARVKFRSYMMATIGIIPGTFAYSFLGSSIESGNTSMIIVALIIFVVLLGLTYLLRNQVKKWLGLTE from the coding sequence ATGAAACAACTAAGAAACTGGATCAAACCGATTATCTTTTTGCTTATATTTTTAATCCTAGCCTATATTGTGCGGTTTGAATTCAATATCACAGCAACAAATATTAAAAACTTCATCTTATCTTTTGGTTGGTGGTCGCCATTTATCTTTTTTATCATATACGCCATTGGACCCTTTGTCTTTTTCCCGACATCCATTCTTTCTCTTGCTGCCGGGATTGCCTATGGGGTATTCCCTGGATTCTTTTATATACTGATTGGCGCAACGGGTGCGGCAGCAACAGGATATGTGATGGCTCGTTATTTTGGCGATTCCATATTAAAATTTCACAATTTCAAGTGGTCTGATCAAGTGTATGAAAAGGTACAAGAACGAGGTTTTCTATATGTCCTTATCTTACGCTTAATTCCTTTAATAGGATTCGACGTTTTAAGCTACATTTCTGGAATTGCACGAGTTAAATTTCGTTCTTATATGATGGCCACAATCGGAATTATTCCTGGTACGTTCGCCTATAGTTTCCTTGGTTCTAGCATTGAATCAGGGAATACGAGCATGATAATAGTAGCCCTCATTATATTTGTTGTTCTTTTAGGCTTAACCTACTTATTAAGAAATCAAGTTAAAAAATGGCTTGGTCTTACGGAATAA
- a CDS encoding glutaredoxin family protein has protein sequence MKKLYTMDGCMKCFKAKKQLESQNIEFREINILQTPQAPNQLKDLIGEVYVPVLVTNNKVIKGLDIIEYLEHDHL, from the coding sequence TTGAAAAAGCTTTATACCATGGATGGGTGCATGAAATGTTTTAAGGCTAAAAAGCAGCTTGAGAGCCAGAACATTGAATTTCGAGAAATAAATATTTTACAAACTCCGCAAGCACCTAACCAGCTGAAAGACTTAATCGGGGAAGTTTATGTACCCGTTCTTGTCACCAATAATAAAGTTATAAAAGGGTTAGATATTATAGAGTACCTAGAGCATGATCACCTATAA
- a CDS encoding CDP-alcohol phosphatidyltransferase family protein, with the protein MLDTHARKFVQPSIEKTGKWLVDKGLTPNQVTFIAFLVGISAGGFYILGSPLIAVIVLWFSGFLDAVDGTMARLTKPSSFGTVMDITFDRVVEITIILAIAFVHPDLMWSLLLLSVSIIFSMTIFLTVGAVSEKQGIKSFYYQAGLAERSEGFILFSIMMLFPSILLWSTLAFLAVEIFTGLQRFFEAKRILS; encoded by the coding sequence ATGCTAGATACTCACGCAAGAAAATTTGTACAACCTTCTATAGAAAAAACAGGGAAATGGCTGGTAGATAAAGGTCTGACTCCGAACCAAGTCACATTTATAGCATTTTTGGTCGGAATATCAGCTGGTGGCTTCTATATTTTAGGATCACCTCTTATAGCTGTTATCGTCCTATGGTTCTCTGGGTTCCTCGATGCAGTGGATGGTACGATGGCTCGTCTTACCAAACCATCCTCTTTTGGGACAGTAATGGATATTACGTTTGACCGTGTGGTCGAAATTACTATTATTTTAGCTATTGCATTTGTTCACCCTGATCTGATGTGGTCTTTATTACTACTAAGCGTTTCCATCATTTTTTCTATGACTATATTTCTTACAGTAGGAGCTGTTTCTGAAAAGCAAGGCATCAAGTCATTCTATTACCAAGCAGGATTAGCAGAGCGTTCAGAAGGATTTATCCTTTTTAGCATTATGATGTTATTCCCATCTATTCTATTATGGTCCACGTTAGCCTTTTTAGCTGTTGAGATATTCACAGGCTTACAACGCTTCTTTGAAGCCAAACGAATTTTATCTTAG
- a CDS encoding PD40 domain-containing protein — protein MHEDELRKQLKEFPQHQRLDEDKKEEMKHTLRKEVGKEAMPFQKRKRKPWIAGIVGVAALMIMIFSVLAITGGQPLGQANFTGENGDQSLRAAFIKEVEENEDITDYSFSPDEKEVLFVEVENEILMVKFRDLESNTTKSLFQAPSIYHEYSWSPNGRYAMYASSGISPKKSWMINLEKAKVQSMSPFYRTGSPLWGEYGNRVVFGEDHPDRELSRIVMYDFEKMEAETLYTARKELVRYYVEKWETNKIKVMEDLLEEERSRPILLSKENNQWTSLEEMTEEDAEPGTKAHINQKLRTQQQVQIENITWSPDESYVVYTESTFNAPDQRTFIWEVGKTDPQAIKNDFEENVHTLKGFKWNEDSTHFIELYSYGGDNKFLWTVVDAEEEIRTKQFPATHEPKWSPGGNRIAYVEGIREEKESGTISYNALKVYGLSPDRMFDSSGNQKFRIQTLFESEEFAQYIEVKSWRDRSSIEATYRSYMANGKSTMLFNEVNGEWKRDRNIPINLMAFSTPIYFGRHLVKEEPYSLWDEETSKEVVLGNDKKIIVSLYNANGVEHVFLRYRDRWFSLQETKFKNANISTEPITGNENNEIVILGTEVQEGEEIPIKHIIRFKPDDQNANNFEHIAAIPYYQEVDLDGDSNSEMVSIHESQVFIYVTDNNQMGKINVLKAVGAKSHQTIELKKVDDQYIFEIRSEKTGEVDHYKFADFELYKTELEG, from the coding sequence ATGCATGAAGATGAACTTAGAAAGCAACTGAAGGAATTTCCTCAACATCAAAGGCTGGATGAAGATAAGAAAGAGGAAATGAAGCATACCTTACGAAAAGAAGTCGGAAAAGAGGCGATGCCTTTTCAAAAACGAAAAAGGAAGCCTTGGATTGCCGGGATAGTTGGGGTGGCAGCCCTAATGATTATGATTTTTTCTGTACTCGCCATTACAGGAGGACAGCCTTTGGGTCAGGCGAATTTTACTGGTGAAAATGGTGATCAAAGTCTTCGTGCAGCATTTATAAAAGAAGTTGAAGAAAATGAAGATATTACCGACTATTCTTTTTCACCGGATGAAAAGGAGGTATTGTTTGTTGAAGTAGAAAATGAAATTTTAATGGTAAAGTTTCGTGACTTGGAAAGCAATACTACGAAATCTCTTTTTCAAGCCCCAAGCATATACCATGAATACTCATGGTCACCAAACGGAAGGTATGCTATGTATGCTTCTAGCGGTATAAGTCCAAAAAAGTCCTGGATGATTAACTTAGAAAAAGCGAAAGTCCAAAGCATGAGCCCTTTTTATAGGACAGGAAGCCCATTATGGGGAGAGTATGGAAATCGGGTTGTATTTGGAGAGGACCACCCAGATCGTGAACTCTCAAGGATAGTGATGTATGATTTTGAAAAGATGGAAGCTGAAACGTTATATACAGCAAGGAAAGAGTTAGTGAGATATTACGTTGAGAAATGGGAAACGAATAAAATCAAAGTGATGGAAGATTTGTTAGAAGAGGAACGTTCAAGACCGATTTTACTCTCCAAAGAGAACAATCAGTGGACCTCTTTGGAGGAGATGACAGAGGAAGATGCTGAGCCAGGAACCAAAGCGCATATTAACCAAAAGCTTAGGACTCAGCAACAGGTCCAAATTGAAAACATTACTTGGTCTCCTGATGAGTCCTATGTTGTGTACACAGAAAGCACATTTAATGCACCTGATCAAAGGACCTTCATTTGGGAAGTGGGCAAAACCGATCCACAGGCTATTAAAAATGACTTTGAGGAGAATGTCCATACGTTAAAAGGGTTTAAATGGAATGAAGATAGTACCCACTTTATAGAGTTATACAGTTACGGTGGAGATAACAAGTTTTTATGGACTGTAGTCGATGCAGAAGAAGAAATTCGAACGAAACAATTCCCTGCTACCCACGAGCCAAAATGGTCACCAGGTGGTAACCGTATTGCTTATGTTGAAGGGATACGAGAGGAGAAGGAATCAGGTACGATTAGCTACAATGCACTTAAAGTCTATGGATTGTCTCCTGATAGAATGTTTGATTCATCAGGAAACCAAAAATTCCGTATTCAAACATTATTTGAATCAGAAGAGTTTGCTCAGTACATTGAAGTGAAATCTTGGAGAGATCGTTCTTCAATAGAAGCGACTTATCGTTCTTACATGGCTAATGGAAAAAGTACAATGCTTTTTAATGAAGTCAATGGAGAGTGGAAAAGAGATCGAAACATTCCAATCAATTTAATGGCTTTTAGTACCCCGATTTATTTTGGGAGGCATTTAGTAAAAGAAGAGCCTTATTCCTTGTGGGATGAAGAAACATCAAAAGAGGTTGTCTTAGGAAATGATAAAAAGATAATAGTTTCTCTTTATAACGCTAATGGCGTAGAACACGTTTTTTTAAGGTATAGAGATCGGTGGTTCTCTCTTCAAGAAACGAAATTTAAAAATGCTAACATATCAACAGAACCAATTACGGGTAATGAGAACAACGAAATTGTGATTCTGGGTACAGAGGTCCAAGAAGGGGAAGAAATACCGATTAAGCATATTATCAGATTTAAGCCTGATGACCAAAATGCAAACAACTTTGAACACATAGCCGCAATACCTTATTATCAAGAAGTAGACTTAGACGGCGATTCTAATTCAGAAATGGTGTCTATTCATGAATCACAGGTTTTCATTTACGTAACAGACAATAATCAGATGGGAAAAATAAACGTGCTAAAAGCGGTAGGTGCTAAGAGTCATCAAACGATAGAGCTTAAGAAGGTGGATGATCAATATATATTTGAAATACGATCGGAGAAGACTGGAGAGGTAGATCATTATAAATTTGCTGATTTTGAATTATATAAAACAGAATTAGAAGGATAA
- a CDS encoding DUF2254 domain-containing protein, giving the protein MKFSWKDSLLWIRIRDSYWFMPSIYSIFSIIAVAISTMIDVYYIQHVSRYIPDLFLSTRSTATSLYSALITSILTMTTISFSSIMVVLTTYSQQFSPRTLQDFMTDQVTQNVLGVYVFGFIFALLNLILLTESKTKVLVSPFFTVIVAIITLGFFVVFIHHSSRWVQVNNLIGKIQDETYRVIGKKFSEKSYGVYEQWDENEVDRIKNKERQIVKVQQSGYIQHVQFKPLIQWAMDKDVVIDIHFQVGDYVEAGTPLFSYYIDEDRDEINESTCLNYIMVGKERTNLQDIEFAIQKLVEIALRAISPGINDPHTAINCINRIGSLLAELGREYKAYRYYSDQEDELRVILEPKQYFEYLYKSFYQIRLYGKNDVSVMNGVLEALYKIAKVNDEKVREVIWDFTIYMIKAIEDERYYSYDYELIKRMADQIAEVCGKDPDQIPLTNHTERGRVNKESL; this is encoded by the coding sequence ATGAAATTTTCTTGGAAAGATTCTTTATTGTGGATACGAATAAGAGATAGCTATTGGTTTATGCCAAGTATTTATAGTATATTTTCCATAATAGCCGTCGCAATTTCGACGATGATTGACGTATATTATATTCAGCACGTGTCACGTTACATACCCGATTTGTTTTTATCAACTCGAAGTACAGCTACGTCACTTTATTCTGCATTGATCACATCCATTTTAACGATGACAACGATTAGTTTTTCATCTATTATGGTTGTGTTAACAACCTATTCACAGCAATTTTCACCAAGAACACTACAAGATTTCATGACAGACCAAGTGACTCAAAATGTCTTGGGTGTGTATGTGTTTGGGTTTATTTTTGCACTACTTAATCTTATTCTATTAACAGAAAGCAAGACAAAAGTTCTAGTAAGCCCTTTTTTCACAGTGATCGTGGCCATCATAACGCTCGGTTTTTTCGTTGTATTTATTCATCACTCATCTCGTTGGGTACAAGTGAATAACTTAATAGGAAAAATACAAGATGAAACCTACAGAGTTATAGGGAAGAAATTCTCTGAGAAATCTTATGGTGTTTATGAACAGTGGGATGAAAACGAGGTAGATAGGATTAAGAACAAAGAACGTCAAATTGTTAAAGTTCAACAATCCGGTTATATTCAACATGTTCAATTTAAGCCATTGATCCAATGGGCGATGGACAAAGACGTGGTTATTGATATTCACTTTCAGGTTGGGGACTACGTAGAAGCTGGTACACCTCTATTCTCATACTATATAGATGAGGATAGAGATGAGATTAATGAAAGCACATGTCTGAATTATATTATGGTTGGTAAAGAACGAACGAACCTTCAGGATATTGAATTTGCTATTCAAAAGTTAGTTGAAATAGCATTAAGAGCGATTTCACCAGGGATTAATGATCCTCACACTGCGATTAATTGTATTAACCGTATTGGTTCATTACTTGCTGAGTTAGGACGAGAATATAAAGCCTATCGCTATTATTCAGACCAAGAGGATGAGCTTCGTGTTATTTTAGAACCGAAACAATATTTTGAATATCTTTATAAAAGCTTTTACCAAATTCGACTATACGGAAAAAATGATGTTTCCGTAATGAATGGTGTCTTAGAGGCCCTTTATAAAATTGCTAAAGTTAATGATGAGAAAGTGCGAGAAGTCATTTGGGATTTTACTATATATATGATTAAGGCCATTGAAGATGAACGGTATTATTCCTATGATTATGAATTAATCAAACGTATGGCAGATCAGATTGCTGAGGTTTGCGGCAAGGATCCAGACCAAATTCCTCTTACGAATCATACGGAGAGAGGCCGAGTGAATAAGGAGAGCTTATAA
- a CDS encoding HAD hydrolase-like protein — protein MIRAVIFDFDGLIVATESVWFDVFQEISQEYGVDLSLETFSKCVGSTDDALFDHMEIHATKPFDRLEIDRKAENRYRDFVEDLVFS, from the coding sequence ATGATAAGAGCAGTTATTTTTGATTTTGATGGTCTCATAGTTGCTACGGAGTCAGTCTGGTTTGATGTATTTCAAGAGATTTCACAAGAATATGGAGTCGACCTATCATTAGAGACTTTTTCAAAATGTGTAGGCTCGACTGATGATGCATTATTCGATCATATGGAGATTCATGCAACGAAACCGTTTGATCGGTTGGAGATTGATAGAAAAGCGGAAAATCGATACCGAGATTTTGTAGAGGATCTAGTTTTTTCGTAA
- a CDS encoding YjcZ family sporulation protein has product MSQGYGGGFALIVVLFILLIIVGASMFGGGYGGY; this is encoded by the coding sequence ATGAGTCAAGGTTACGGTGGCGGATTCGCCCTAATTGTTGTGTTGTTCATTTTGCTAATTATCGTAGGAGCATCTATGTTCGGTGGAGGATACGGAGGATACTAA
- a CDS encoding YjcZ family sporulation protein: MSMYGYGGYGCCYGGGYGGGYGSFVLIVVLFILLIIVGATAFRF; encoded by the coding sequence ATGAGTATGTACGGATATGGTGGATACGGATGCTGCTATGGCGGAGGCTATGGTGGCGGTTATGGAAGCTTTGTGCTAATCGTTGTACTCTTCATCTTGCTAATCATCGTTGGCGCAACAGCTTTCCGTTTCTAA